One segment of Streptomyces sp. TG1A-8 DNA contains the following:
- a CDS encoding PP2C family protein-serine/threonine phosphatase, with protein sequence MIRIKARAPTGLGAHIVGSAVFLAAGTGLICRRRALLRELRQVRRVARAAQSALLRPLPPRLDGLHLAAAQLSAERGATVGGDLYEAVATEHGVRLVMGDVRGHGLAALGTVAAVLGSFREAAHDEAELVGVLRRLERAHARHLRERSRADHPSNGRNPGHPPAEEFVTVLLLEITRDSEVRALNCGHPWPYLLSGGSVEPLSRTDPLPPLGPFPLPADLEPHACGPLLPGETLVLFTDGAEDTRDARGRFFSLPAALREAVRHHAATPQVVLRTVFTALLDHADGRPGDDVALLVLRNGRQRGRAAGVRDDDICGSPARARATAPRAQPRP encoded by the coding sequence ATGATCCGCATCAAGGCACGGGCACCCACCGGGCTCGGGGCACACATCGTCGGCAGCGCCGTCTTCCTCGCGGCCGGCACCGGCCTGATATGCCGCCGCCGGGCTCTGCTGCGCGAACTGCGGCAGGTCCGCCGGGTCGCCCGCGCCGCCCAGAGCGCGCTCCTGCGTCCCCTGCCGCCCCGGCTCGACGGACTGCACCTGGCCGCCGCCCAGCTGTCCGCCGAACGGGGCGCCACCGTGGGCGGCGACCTCTACGAGGCCGTCGCCACCGAGCACGGCGTCCGCCTGGTCATGGGCGACGTGCGCGGACACGGTCTGGCCGCCCTCGGCACCGTCGCCGCCGTCCTCGGCAGTTTCCGCGAGGCCGCGCACGACGAGGCCGAGCTCGTCGGCGTGCTGCGGCGGCTGGAGCGGGCCCACGCCCGGCACCTGCGCGAGCGCTCCCGCGCCGACCATCCGTCGAACGGACGGAACCCGGGACATCCGCCCGCGGAGGAGTTCGTCACCGTCCTGCTCCTGGAGATCACCCGGGACAGCGAGGTGAGGGCGCTGAACTGCGGTCATCCGTGGCCGTACCTGCTCAGCGGCGGGAGCGTCGAACCGCTGAGCCGCACCGATCCGCTGCCGCCCCTGGGTCCCTTCCCGCTGCCCGCGGACCTGGAGCCCCACGCGTGCGGCCCCCTGCTGCCCGGCGAGACCCTGGTGCTGTTCACGGACGGGGCGGAGGACACCCGGGACGCCCGCGGACGGTTCTTCTCCCTGCCGGCGGCGCTGCGCGAGGCCGTGCGCCACCACGCCGCGACCCCGCAGGTGGTGCTGCGCACGGTGTTCACCGCCCTGCTGGACCACGCGGACGGCAGGCCGGGCGACGACGTCGCCCTGCTCGTGCTCCGCAACGGCCGGCAGCGGGGCCGTGCGGCGGGCGTGCGGGACGACGACATATGCGGCTCCCCCGCGCGGGCGCGGGCGACCGCCCCGCGCGCGCAGCCGCGACCGTAG
- the pheT gene encoding phenylalanine--tRNA ligase subunit beta has protein sequence MRVPLSWLREYVDLPATETGRDVQEKLISVGLEVETVEQLGADLKGPLVVGQVLTIEELEGFKKPIRFCTVDVGRANGTGEPQEIVCGARNFSVGDKVVVVLPGAVLPGGFAISARKTYGRTSHGMICSSDELGMGDDGSKGIIVLPPEHEVGTDAVELLQLVDEVLDIAVTPDRGYCLSMRGVARETAIAYGLPLRDPALLDVPAPNAYGYPVQVADPFGCDRFTARTVSGLDPEAHSPIWLRRRLQKAGMRPISLAVDVTNYVMLELGQPLHAYDRARVRGAIGVRRAEQGEQLTTLDGVSRTLDAGDLVITDDGGPIGLAGVMGGAHTEIDDTEGTTTDVVIEAAHFDAISVARTARRHKLSSEASRRFERGVDPQAASAAAQRTVDLLVLLAGGTADAGVTEVIAPSAPRTIAVPADHPDRVAGVAYGRGTVVRRLQEIGCDVYGQDELIVTVPSWRPDLTDPNDLAEEVIRLEGYENLPSTLPKPPAGRGLTGRQRLHRRIGRALAGAGYVEALSYPFLGEQVFDRLGLAADDPVRRVVKLVNPLSDEEPALRTTLLPGLLGALRRNDGRGSHDLALFETGLVFHPREEPRAAVRLPVDRRPTDEEIASLTEALPVQPRHAAVVLAGAREQAGWWGGGRPADWADAVEAARTVAREAGTDLIVRKGQYGPWHPGRCAELAVVAAGAERVVGYAGELHPGVLKTFGLPARTCAMELDLDALEEASAGLVKSPRISSFPVATQDVALVVDRSVPHADVEAALREGAGELLESIRLFDVYESAAQLGEGRKSLAYALRFRAPDRTLTVDEASAARDAAVALAGERTGAALRA, from the coding sequence ATGCGGGTCCCGCTTTCTTGGCTGCGGGAGTACGTCGACCTGCCGGCGACGGAGACCGGGCGCGACGTCCAGGAGAAGCTGATCTCGGTCGGCCTCGAGGTCGAGACCGTCGAGCAGCTCGGCGCCGACCTCAAGGGCCCGCTCGTCGTCGGCCAGGTGCTCACCATCGAGGAGCTGGAGGGCTTCAAGAAGCCGATCCGCTTCTGCACCGTCGACGTCGGCCGGGCCAACGGCACCGGTGAGCCCCAGGAGATCGTCTGCGGCGCCCGCAACTTCTCCGTCGGCGACAAGGTCGTCGTGGTCCTCCCCGGCGCCGTCCTGCCCGGCGGCTTCGCGATCTCCGCGCGCAAGACGTACGGCAGGACCTCCCACGGCATGATCTGCTCCAGCGACGAGCTGGGCATGGGCGACGACGGCAGCAAGGGCATCATCGTCCTGCCGCCGGAGCACGAGGTCGGCACCGACGCCGTCGAACTGCTCCAGCTGGTCGACGAGGTCCTCGACATCGCCGTCACCCCGGACCGCGGCTACTGCCTGTCGATGCGCGGCGTCGCCCGCGAGACCGCCATCGCCTACGGCCTGCCGCTGCGCGACCCGGCCCTGCTCGACGTGCCGGCGCCCAACGCCTACGGCTACCCGGTGCAGGTCGCCGACCCGTTCGGCTGCGACCGCTTCACCGCCCGCACCGTCTCCGGGCTCGACCCGGAGGCGCACTCCCCGATCTGGCTGCGGCGGCGCCTGCAGAAGGCCGGCATGCGCCCGATCTCCCTCGCGGTGGACGTCACCAACTACGTGATGCTGGAGCTGGGCCAGCCCCTGCACGCCTACGACCGCGCCCGCGTCCGGGGCGCCATCGGGGTGCGCCGTGCCGAACAGGGCGAACAGCTCACCACCCTCGACGGCGTCAGCCGCACCCTGGACGCCGGCGACCTCGTCATCACCGACGACGGCGGCCCCATCGGCCTGGCCGGCGTCATGGGCGGCGCGCACACCGAGATCGACGACACCGAGGGCACCACCACCGACGTCGTCATCGAGGCCGCCCACTTCGACGCGATCTCCGTCGCGCGCACCGCCCGCCGCCACAAGCTGTCCTCCGAGGCCTCCCGCCGCTTCGAGCGCGGCGTCGACCCGCAGGCCGCCTCCGCCGCGGCCCAGCGCACCGTCGACCTGCTCGTGCTCCTCGCGGGCGGCACCGCGGACGCCGGCGTCACCGAGGTGATCGCGCCCTCGGCGCCGCGCACCATCGCCGTCCCGGCCGACCACCCGGACAGGGTCGCGGGCGTCGCGTACGGCCGCGGGACCGTCGTCCGCCGCCTGCAGGAGATCGGCTGCGACGTCTACGGGCAGGACGAGCTGATCGTCACCGTCCCGTCCTGGCGTCCCGACCTGACGGACCCGAACGACCTGGCCGAAGAGGTCATCCGCCTGGAGGGCTACGAGAACCTGCCCTCCACGCTGCCCAAGCCCCCCGCGGGCCGCGGCCTGACCGGCCGGCAGCGCCTGCACCGCCGCATCGGCCGCGCGCTGGCCGGCGCCGGGTACGTCGAGGCGCTGAGCTACCCGTTCCTCGGCGAGCAGGTCTTCGACCGGCTGGGCCTCGCGGCCGACGACCCGGTGCGCCGCGTCGTCAAGCTGGTCAACCCGCTCTCCGACGAGGAGCCGGCGCTCCGCACGACGCTGCTGCCGGGCCTCCTCGGCGCACTGCGCCGCAACGACGGCCGCGGCTCCCACGACCTGGCGCTCTTCGAGACGGGGCTGGTCTTCCACCCCCGCGAGGAGCCGAGGGCCGCCGTCCGGCTGCCGGTCGACCGGCGCCCGACGGACGAGGAGATCGCCTCCCTCACCGAGGCGCTGCCCGTCCAGCCCCGGCACGCCGCCGTCGTCCTCGCGGGCGCCCGCGAGCAGGCCGGCTGGTGGGGCGGGGGCCGCCCGGCCGACTGGGCCGACGCCGTCGAGGCCGCGCGGACCGTCGCCCGCGAGGCCGGCACCGACCTGATCGTCCGCAAGGGCCAGTACGGGCCGTGGCACCCCGGCCGCTGCGCCGAGCTGGCGGTCGTCGCGGCCGGCGCCGAGCGGGTCGTCGGGTACGCCGGTGAGCTGCACCCCGGGGTCCTCAAGACCTTCGGCCTGCCCGCGCGCACCTGTGCGATGGAGCTGGACCTGGACGCGCTGGAGGAGGCGAGCGCCGGACTCGTGAAGAGCCCGCGCATCTCGTCCTTCCCGGTCGCCACGCAGGACGTCGCCCTGGTCGTGGACCGGTCCGTGCCGCACGCCGACGTCGAGGCGGCGCTGCGCGAGGGGGCGGGCGAGCTGCTGGAGTCGATCCGCCTGTTCGACGTGTACGAGAGCGCCGCCCAGCTCGGCGAGGGGCGGAAGTCGCTCGCGTACGCGCTGCGCTTCCGCGCGCCGGACCGGACGCTGACCGTGGACGAGGCCTCGGCCGCCCGGGACGCAGCGGTCGCGCTGGCCGGTGAGCGGACGGGGGCCGCACTGCGGGCCTAG
- a CDS encoding RNA methyltransferase, which produces MPPAGPEPISPRSARVSAARRLARRNFRGKDRLFLAEGPQAVREAAGHRAADGTATLVELFATAEAAERHAGIVGAARGAGARVHLAPEEVVADISTTVTPQGLVGVCRFLDTPFEDVLAARPRLVAVLAHVRDPGNAGTVLRCADAAGAEAVVLTDASVDLYNPKAVRASVGSLFHLPVAVGVPVEQAVRGLRGAGVRVLAADGAGDRDLDEELDKGAMGGPTAWVFGNEAWGLPGETRALADAVVRVPLHGRAESLNLATAAAVCLYASARAQRAPTGCRSVTVS; this is translated from the coding sequence ATGCCCCCTGCCGGCCCCGAGCCGATCTCCCCCCGCTCCGCCCGGGTGAGCGCCGCCCGGCGGCTCGCCAGGCGGAACTTCCGGGGCAAGGACCGGCTCTTCCTCGCGGAGGGACCGCAGGCCGTGCGGGAGGCCGCCGGGCACCGGGCGGCCGACGGCACGGCCACGCTGGTGGAGCTGTTCGCCACCGCGGAGGCCGCCGAGCGCCACGCCGGCATCGTCGGGGCGGCCCGCGGCGCCGGCGCCCGCGTGCACCTCGCCCCCGAAGAGGTCGTCGCCGACATCTCCACCACCGTCACGCCGCAGGGGCTCGTCGGCGTCTGCCGGTTCCTGGACACCCCCTTCGAGGACGTCCTGGCCGCCCGCCCGCGGCTCGTCGCCGTCCTCGCCCACGTGCGCGACCCCGGCAACGCCGGCACCGTGCTGCGCTGCGCCGACGCGGCCGGCGCCGAGGCCGTCGTCCTCACCGACGCCTCCGTCGACCTGTACAACCCCAAGGCCGTCCGCGCCTCCGTCGGCTCCCTGTTCCACCTCCCGGTCGCCGTCGGCGTGCCGGTCGAGCAGGCCGTGCGGGGGCTGAGGGGTGCCGGTGTGCGCGTCCTGGCCGCCGACGGCGCGGGCGACCGCGACCTCGACGAGGAACTGGACAAGGGCGCCATGGGCGGGCCGACCGCCTGGGTGTTCGGCAACGAGGCCTGGGGGCTCCCCGGGGAGACCCGCGCGCTCGCCGACGCCGTCGTCCGCGTCCCCCTCCACGGAAGGGCCGAGAGCCTGAACCTCGCCACGGCCGCGGCCGTGTGCCTGTACGCGTCGGCCCGTGCACAGCGCGCCCCCACGGGGTGCCGCTCCGTCACCGTGAGCTAG
- a CDS encoding 3-hydroxybutyryl-CoA dehydrogenase: MTDIERVGVVGCGQMGAGIAEVCARAGLDVKVAETTGEALEIGRTRLFNSLARAAERGKIGEEERDATQARLGFTTDLGEFADRDLVIEAVVENEQVKTEIFQVLDQVVTRPDAILASNTSSIPLVKLAVATSRPDHVVGIHFFNPAPVQKLVELIPALTTSEGTLGRAQVFAEKVLGKHAIRAQDRSGFVVNALLVPYLLSAVRMFESGIASREDIDDGMEMGCAHPMGPLKLSDLIGLDTIVSIANSMYAEYKEPLYAAPPLLQRMVEAGRLGRKTGSGFYTYG; this comes from the coding sequence GTGACCGACATCGAGCGCGTCGGAGTCGTGGGCTGCGGCCAGATGGGCGCGGGCATCGCCGAGGTGTGCGCCCGCGCGGGACTGGACGTCAAGGTCGCCGAGACCACCGGCGAGGCCCTGGAGATCGGCCGTACCCGGCTGTTCAACTCCCTGGCCAGGGCCGCCGAACGCGGCAAGATCGGCGAGGAGGAGCGGGACGCCACGCAGGCGCGGCTCGGCTTCACCACCGACCTCGGCGAGTTCGCGGACCGCGATCTGGTGATCGAGGCCGTCGTGGAGAACGAGCAGGTGAAGACCGAGATCTTCCAGGTGCTCGACCAGGTGGTGACCCGCCCGGACGCGATCCTGGCCTCCAACACCTCCTCCATCCCGCTGGTGAAGCTGGCGGTCGCCACCTCGCGCCCCGACCACGTGGTCGGCATCCACTTCTTCAACCCCGCCCCGGTGCAGAAGCTGGTCGAGCTGATCCCGGCGCTCACCACCTCCGAGGGCACCCTCGGCCGTGCCCAGGTGTTCGCCGAGAAGGTGCTCGGCAAGCACGCCATCCGCGCCCAGGACCGCTCCGGGTTCGTCGTCAACGCGCTGCTGGTGCCGTACCTGCTGTCCGCGGTCCGCATGTTCGAGTCGGGCATCGCCAGCCGCGAGGACATCGACGACGGCATGGAGATGGGCTGCGCCCACCCGATGGGCCCGCTGAAGCTGTCCGACCTGATCGGCCTGGACACGATCGTCTCCATCGCCAACTCGATGTACGCCGAGTACAAGGAGCCGCTGTACGCCGCTCCCCCGCTGCTCCAGCGCATGGTCGAGGCGGGCCGGCTCGGCCGGAAGACCGGGTCGGGCTTCTACACCTACGGCTGA
- a CDS encoding transcriptional regulator — MQPNTLLDAILDEAGISHAGLAAHVNQAGRRRGLALRYEHTAVARWLKGQRPRGQVPDLICEVLAGRLQRPVTLDDIGLGVPGRPATALTGSLSGFVERATALWRSDEQQRPHVLGAAAVTGTPAVMPVWEWENPPEDTDVSRGGGHRVTTADLEMLRAARAHYEQMYRKAGGIATRARIVGFLNAEAAPLLRGGYTDATGRQLHRATGGLVAIAGICAYDSDAHGLAQRYFHQALRLAKASGDRGLGAYVIALLVNQVLFMREYRQAVAFAEAALRAAGRHITPALASDLYAMQAKAYAHLGDGGSALSCIRRAETAAERIRPGREPDETGYVQPGLVNVQVAEALLSLGELAAAREHAAAAVDTPAHDRGRVHRLAMLSTIELRQGNADQAVATAVRMAEQARGMESQRLRDRLRAVREHLVRCGSAGTAEAAELIAGALRVPL; from the coding sequence ATGCAGCCCAACACCCTGCTCGACGCGATCCTGGACGAGGCGGGGATCTCGCACGCCGGTCTCGCCGCGCACGTCAACCAGGCCGGACGCAGACGGGGCCTCGCGCTCCGCTACGAACACACCGCGGTCGCGCGGTGGTTGAAGGGGCAGCGGCCACGCGGGCAGGTGCCCGACCTGATCTGCGAGGTGCTGGCCGGGCGCCTGCAGCGGCCCGTCACCCTCGACGACATCGGCCTCGGGGTGCCCGGCCGGCCGGCCACCGCGCTCACCGGCTCGCTGTCCGGCTTCGTGGAGCGGGCCACCGCGCTGTGGCGCTCCGACGAACAGCAGCGCCCGCACGTGCTCGGCGCGGCCGCGGTCACCGGGACCCCGGCCGTCATGCCGGTGTGGGAGTGGGAGAACCCGCCCGAGGACACGGACGTCTCCCGGGGCGGCGGGCACCGGGTCACCACGGCCGACCTGGAGATGCTGCGCGCCGCCCGCGCCCATTACGAGCAGATGTACCGCAAGGCCGGCGGCATCGCGACCCGTGCCCGCATCGTCGGCTTCCTCAACGCGGAGGCGGCCCCGCTGCTGCGCGGCGGCTACACCGACGCCACCGGTCGCCAACTGCACCGTGCCACGGGCGGACTGGTGGCGATCGCGGGCATCTGCGCCTACGACTCCGACGCCCACGGGCTCGCCCAGCGCTACTTCCACCAGGCGCTGCGGCTGGCGAAGGCCAGCGGGGACCGGGGGTTGGGCGCCTACGTGATCGCGCTGCTGGTCAACCAGGTGCTGTTCATGCGGGAGTACCGGCAGGCCGTCGCCTTCGCCGAGGCCGCCCTGCGCGCCGCCGGCCGGCACATCACCCCGGCGCTGGCGTCCGACCTGTACGCGATGCAGGCCAAGGCGTACGCCCACCTCGGCGACGGCGGCAGCGCGCTGTCCTGCATCCGGCGTGCGGAGACGGCCGCCGAACGCATCCGGCCCGGGCGCGAACCGGACGAGACCGGCTACGTCCAGCCCGGCCTGGTCAACGTGCAGGTCGCCGAGGCGCTGCTGAGCCTCGGCGAACTCGCCGCCGCACGGGAGCACGCGGCGGCTGCCGTGGACACCCCCGCCCACGACCGGGGCCGGGTGCACCGGCTCGCCATGCTCAGCACGATCGAACTGCGCCAGGGCAACGCCGACCAGGCGGTGGCGACCGCCGTGCGGATGGCCGAGCAGGCCCGCGGAATGGAGTCCCAGCGGCTGCGCGACCGTCTGCGCGCGGTGCGCGAACACCTGGTGCGCTGCGGCTCGGCCGGGACCGCCGAGGCCGCCGAACTCATCGCCGGTGCACTGCGGGTGCCGCTGTGA
- a CDS encoding NUDIX hydrolase, translating to MQWTKQNEQTVYENRWFSVNLADVELPDGRHLDHFLIRMRPVAVATVVNEANEVLLLWRHRFITDNWGWELAAGVVEDGEDIASAAARELEEETGWRPGPLHHLMSVEPSNGLTDARHHIYWSERGEYVGHPVDDFESDRREWVPLKLVPDLIARGEVPAANMAAALLLLHHLRLAGG from the coding sequence GTGCAATGGACGAAACAGAACGAACAAACGGTGTATGAAAACCGGTGGTTCAGCGTCAATCTCGCAGATGTCGAGCTGCCCGACGGCCGGCATCTCGACCACTTCCTGATCCGGATGCGGCCGGTCGCGGTGGCCACGGTGGTCAACGAGGCCAACGAGGTGCTCCTGCTGTGGCGGCACCGGTTCATCACCGACAACTGGGGCTGGGAACTGGCCGCGGGAGTCGTGGAGGACGGCGAGGACATCGCGAGCGCGGCCGCCAGGGAACTGGAGGAGGAGACCGGCTGGCGGCCGGGACCCCTGCACCACCTGATGAGCGTGGAACCGTCCAACGGCCTCACCGACGCCCGGCACCACATCTACTGGTCCGAGCGGGGCGAGTACGTGGGGCATCCCGTGGACGACTTCGAGTCCGACCGCAGGGAGTGGGTCCCGCTCAAACTCGTCCCCGACCTGATCGCCCGAGGGGAGGTCCCGGCCGCCAACATGGCGGCCGCGTTACTCCTGCTGCACCACCTCCGGCTCGCCGGGGGCTAG
- the pheS gene encoding phenylalanine--tRNA ligase subunit alpha, translating to MSAPNKSYDPVEVETLKPEEIERMRDEALAAFAAADSLDALHEAKVAHTGPTSPLALANREIGALPPHAKAEAGKRVGTARGAVNKALAARQGELEAERDARVLVEEAVDVTLPYDRVPAGARHPLTTMMERVADVFVSMGYEIAEGPEAEAEWFNFDALNFTPDHPARQMQDTFFVDGPRGEDGDCGVVLRTHTSPVQARALLSRELPVYIVCPGRVYRTDELDATHTPVFHQIELLAIDEGLTMADLRGTLDHMVQSLFGPGMKTRLRPHYFPFTEPSAEMDMLCYVCRGESVGDPDRPCRTCSSEGWIELGGCGMVNPRVLTACGVDPEKYSGFAFGFGIERMLMFRHNVEDMRDMVEGDVRFTRPFGMEI from the coding sequence ATGTCGGCACCGAATAAGTCGTACGACCCTGTAGAGGTCGAGACGTTGAAACCGGAAGAGATCGAGCGCATGCGGGACGAGGCGCTCGCCGCCTTCGCCGCCGCGGACTCCCTCGACGCGCTCCACGAGGCCAAGGTCGCCCACACCGGCCCCACCTCCCCGCTGGCCCTCGCCAACCGCGAGATCGGCGCCCTGCCCCCGCACGCCAAGGCCGAGGCCGGCAAGCGCGTCGGCACGGCCCGCGGTGCCGTGAACAAGGCCCTCGCCGCCCGCCAGGGCGAGCTGGAGGCCGAGCGCGACGCCCGGGTGCTGGTCGAGGAGGCGGTGGACGTCACCCTGCCGTACGACCGCGTCCCGGCCGGCGCCCGGCACCCGCTGACCACCATGATGGAGCGCGTCGCGGACGTCTTCGTGTCCATGGGGTACGAGATCGCCGAGGGTCCCGAGGCCGAGGCGGAGTGGTTCAACTTCGACGCCCTGAACTTCACCCCGGACCACCCGGCCCGGCAGATGCAGGACACCTTCTTCGTCGACGGCCCCCGGGGCGAGGACGGCGACTGCGGCGTCGTCCTGCGCACCCACACCTCGCCCGTGCAGGCCCGCGCCCTGCTCTCGCGCGAGCTGCCGGTGTACATCGTCTGCCCCGGCCGCGTGTACCGCACGGACGAGCTGGACGCGACCCACACCCCGGTCTTCCACCAGATCGAGCTGCTGGCCATCGACGAGGGCCTGACCATGGCCGATCTCAGGGGCACCCTGGACCACATGGTCCAGTCGCTCTTCGGCCCGGGGATGAAGACCCGGCTGCGCCCCCACTACTTCCCCTTCACCGAGCCGAGCGCCGAGATGGACATGCTCTGCTACGTGTGCAGGGGCGAGTCCGTCGGCGACCCCGACCGGCCCTGCCGCACCTGCTCCAGCGAGGGCTGGATCGAGCTGGGCGGCTGCGGCATGGTCAACCCGCGGGTGCTCACCGCCTGCGGCGTCGACCCCGAGAAGTACAGCGGCTTCGCCTTCGGGTTCGGCATCGAGCGGATGCTGATGTTCCGCCACAACGTCGAAGACATGCGAGACATGGTCGAGGGTGACGTCCGGTTCACCCGGCCGTTCGGGATGGAGATCTGA
- the rpmI gene encoding 50S ribosomal protein L35 → MPKNKSHSGASKRFKVTGSGKVLRERAGKRHLLEHKSSRVTRRLTGNAEMAPGDAAKIKKLLGK, encoded by the coding sequence ATGCCGAAGAACAAGTCGCACAGCGGTGCCAGCAAGCGCTTCAAGGTCACCGGCTCCGGCAAGGTGCTCCGCGAGCGCGCCGGCAAGCGCCACCTGCTCGAGCACAAGTCGTCCCGCGTGACGCGTCGCCTCACCGGCAACGCCGAGATGGCCCCGGGCGACGCCGCGAAGATCAAGAAGCTTCTCGGCAAGTGA
- a CDS encoding DUF1918 domain-containing protein: MRASKGDRLVQHGRVVGQHDQVSEVVEVMGAEGNPPYRVRFADGHEAVMSPGPDCQVKHKDEGVTPDAGGDRDPRL, encoded by the coding sequence ATGCGCGCATCCAAGGGCGACCGGCTTGTCCAGCACGGCAGGGTGGTCGGCCAGCACGACCAGGTCAGCGAAGTCGTCGAAGTGATGGGGGCGGAGGGCAACCCGCCGTACCGCGTGCGCTTCGCGGACGGCCACGAGGCGGTGATGTCCCCCGGTCCCGACTGCCAGGTCAAGCACAAGGACGAGGGCGTGACCCCGGACGCGGGCGGGGACCGGGACCCGCGGCTGTAG
- the rplT gene encoding 50S ribosomal protein L20, with protein MARVKRAVNAHKKRRAILEQASGYRGQRSRLYRKAKEQVTHSLVYNYNDRKKRKGDFRQLWIQRINAAARANGMTYNRFIQGLKAANVEVDRKILAELAVNDASAFAALVEVAQKALPSDVNAPKAA; from the coding sequence GTGGCACGCGTCAAGCGGGCAGTCAACGCCCACAAGAAGCGCCGGGCGATCCTCGAGCAGGCCTCCGGCTACCGCGGTCAGCGTTCGCGCCTGTACCGCAAGGCCAAGGAGCAGGTCACCCACTCGCTGGTCTACAACTACAACGACCGCAAGAAGCGCAAGGGCGACTTCCGTCAGCTGTGGATCCAGCGCATCAACGCCGCTGCCCGCGCCAACGGCATGACCTACAACCGCTTCATCCAGGGTCTGAAGGCCGCGAACGTCGAGGTCGACCGCAAGATCCTGGCCGAGCTGGCCGTCAACGACGCGAGCGCCTTCGCGGCGCTGGTCGAGGTCGCGCAGAAGGCGCTGCCGAGCGACGTCAACGCCCCCAAGGCTGCGTGA
- a CDS encoding ATP-binding protein, translating to MSVVDASTAPDGRDGRDGRRPPAPRHGGRAGARPCVDPDQLPDGLVVADEHGRVVCFNAAAQRITAVRAADALGAPLEKALPLEDLEGRRWWQLTDPYGGLAIRVRQPERNLLLPGVREVLVSARYVRDLPLGPVRRVVVTLRDTEARRRTERSHAELIATVAHELRSPLTSVKGFTATLLAKWERFTDDQKRLMLETVDADADRVTRLIAELLDISRIDSGRLEVRRQPVDIGAAVSRHIQAYVAAGQRADRFLLRIEQPLPALWADPDKIDQVLSNLLENAVRHGEGTVTIDVTPSASPREGEETGTSVTVSDEGPGIPEESMNRVFTRFWRGSKRGGTGLGLYIVKGIVEAHGGTITVGRASGGGAEFRFTLPVSIPAYLA from the coding sequence ATGAGTGTGGTCGACGCGAGCACCGCGCCGGACGGGCGGGACGGGCGGGACGGGCGCCGCCCGCCCGCGCCCCGGCACGGCGGCCGTGCCGGGGCGCGCCCCTGCGTCGACCCGGACCAGCTGCCCGACGGCCTCGTCGTCGCCGACGAGCACGGCCGCGTCGTCTGCTTCAACGCCGCCGCCCAACGCATCACCGCCGTCCGCGCCGCCGACGCCCTCGGCGCACCCCTGGAGAAGGCGCTGCCGCTGGAGGACCTGGAGGGCCGCCGCTGGTGGCAGCTCACCGACCCCTACGGCGGCCTGGCCATCCGGGTGCGGCAGCCCGAACGCAACCTGCTGCTGCCGGGCGTGCGCGAGGTGCTCGTCTCCGCCCGGTACGTGCGCGACTTACCCCTCGGGCCCGTCCGGCGCGTCGTCGTCACGCTGCGGGACACCGAGGCCCGCCGCCGCACCGAGCGCAGCCACGCCGAGCTGATCGCCACCGTCGCCCACGAGCTGCGCTCCCCGCTCACGTCCGTGAAGGGCTTCACCGCCACGCTCCTCGCCAAGTGGGAACGCTTCACCGACGACCAGAAACGGCTGATGCTGGAGACCGTCGACGCCGACGCTGACCGGGTCACCCGGCTCATCGCCGAACTGCTCGACATCTCGCGGATCGACTCCGGGCGGCTGGAGGTGCGCCGGCAGCCCGTCGACATCGGGGCCGCCGTCTCCCGGCACATCCAGGCCTACGTCGCCGCGGGCCAGCGCGCCGACCGCTTCCTGCTGCGCATCGAACAGCCGCTGCCCGCCCTGTGGGCCGACCCCGACAAGATCGACCAGGTGCTGAGCAACCTGCTGGAAAACGCCGTGCGGCACGGCGAGGGAACCGTCACCATTGACGTCACGCCCTCGGCGTCCCCCCGCGAGGGCGAGGAGACCGGCACGTCGGTCACGGTGAGCGACGAGGGGCCCGGCATCCCGGAGGAGTCCATGAACCGCGTCTTCACCCGCTTCTGGCGGGGCAGCAAGCGTGGCGGCACCGGCCTCGGGCTCTACATCGTCAAGGGCATCGTCGAGGCCCACGGCGGCACCATCACGGTCGGCCGCGCCTCCGGCGGCGGCGCCGAGTTCCGATTCACGCTGCCCGTGAGCATCCCCGCGTACCTCGCGTAG